One genomic segment of Streptomyces niveus includes these proteins:
- a CDS encoding TetR/AcrR family transcriptional regulator, translated as MAMETFAARGYNNASLAEIADRAGLTQAGVLHYFRSKELLLTSVLELRDQTDIEQLGPDRPRGLAFLRHLIDTTRRNAEREGIVRLYAVLSAESVTDRHPAQEYFRNRYTGLRAFVVDALREAAELGEAREDLDVENVANAIIAVMDGLQVQWLLSPESVDMAASTERVVSSLLASIAPTEG; from the coding sequence ATCGCCATGGAGACGTTCGCGGCGCGCGGCTACAACAACGCGTCACTCGCGGAGATCGCGGATCGCGCGGGACTCACCCAGGCGGGGGTGCTGCACTACTTCCGTTCCAAGGAACTGCTTCTGACGAGCGTCCTCGAACTGCGGGACCAGACCGACATAGAACAGCTCGGCCCCGACCGTCCCCGCGGTCTCGCCTTCCTGCGCCATCTGATCGACACCACCCGCCGCAACGCCGAACGCGAGGGCATCGTGCGGCTGTACGCGGTGCTCTCGGCGGAGAGCGTCACCGACAGGCACCCGGCACAGGAGTACTTCCGCAACCGGTACACCGGGCTGCGGGCCTTCGTGGTGGACGCGCTGCGCGAGGCGGCCGAACTGGGCGAGGCCCGCGAGGACCTGGACGTCGAGAACGTGGCGAACGCGATCATCGCGGTGATGGACGGGCTCCAGGTGCAGTGGCTGCTGTCGCCCGAGTCGGTGGACATGGCGGCGTCGACGGAGCGTGTGGTGTCGTCGTTGCTGGCGTCCATCGCGCCCACCGAGGGCTGA
- a CDS encoding PLP-dependent aminotransferase family protein: MSDRRVNSTDAAPSPESAPGSGPAVGTDLHLELSGRGSRREQLMRALREAITSGRLAPGTRLPPYRTLAVDLGLARNTVGEAYAELVAEGWLTARQGSGTRVAPRATPLPAAKDRARRTAPPAPRPAYDFMPTSPDASAFPRSAWLTSARRALNSAPSDAFGVGDPRGRVELRTALTEYLARARGVRTAPHRIVVCAGFAHALRILGEVLDGAVAVESYGLAFHRSLLTGAGLRTVPLTVDADGARTAELGSIDAGAVLLTPAHQFPTGGPLSAERRTAAVDWARATGSVVLEDDYDGEFRYDREPVGAVQGLDPDRVIYLGSTSKSLSPALRLGWLALPDGLVDDVLAVKGVRELWTGVFDQLTLADFIARGAYDRHVRLMRRTYRRRRDRLVAVLTERAPHIAVSGIAAGLHAVLDLPPGTEQDTVRAAGRHGLALAGLGAFRHPESTMPPREGLVIGFGAPPDHAFNGALQALCAALPPAGEPSGGPAI; the protein is encoded by the coding sequence ATGTCGGATCGACGGGTCAATTCCACGGACGCGGCGCCTTCCCCCGAGTCCGCTCCCGGCTCCGGGCCCGCCGTGGGGACGGATCTCCATCTGGAGCTGAGCGGGCGGGGATCGCGCCGTGAGCAGTTGATGCGCGCCCTGCGGGAGGCCATCACGTCCGGCCGGCTGGCGCCCGGCACGCGGCTGCCCCCGTACCGCACGCTGGCCGTGGACCTGGGCCTCGCCCGCAACACCGTCGGTGAGGCGTACGCCGAACTCGTCGCCGAGGGCTGGCTCACCGCACGCCAGGGTTCGGGCACCCGGGTGGCGCCGCGCGCCACGCCGCTGCCCGCCGCCAAGGACCGCGCCCGCCGGACCGCGCCGCCGGCGCCGCGCCCTGCGTACGACTTCATGCCGACCTCGCCGGACGCCTCGGCGTTCCCCCGGTCCGCGTGGCTGACCTCCGCGCGCCGGGCGCTCAACAGCGCGCCGAGCGACGCGTTCGGCGTGGGCGACCCTCGGGGCCGTGTCGAACTGCGCACGGCGCTCACCGAATATCTGGCCCGCGCCCGGGGCGTACGCACCGCGCCCCACCGGATCGTGGTCTGCGCCGGCTTCGCCCACGCGCTGCGCATCCTCGGCGAGGTGCTCGACGGCGCGGTGGCCGTCGAGTCGTACGGGCTCGCCTTCCACCGTTCGCTGCTGACGGGCGCGGGGCTGCGCACCGTGCCGCTGACCGTGGACGCGGACGGCGCGCGGACCGCCGAGCTGGGTTCCATCGACGCCGGCGCCGTACTGCTCACGCCCGCCCACCAGTTCCCGACCGGGGGTCCGCTGTCGGCGGAGCGGCGGACGGCCGCCGTCGACTGGGCGCGCGCCACCGGGTCGGTGGTGCTGGAGGACGACTACGACGGCGAGTTCCGCTACGACCGGGAGCCGGTCGGCGCCGTGCAGGGGCTCGACCCCGACCGGGTGATCTATCTGGGCTCCACCAGCAAGAGCCTCTCCCCCGCCCTGCGACTGGGCTGGCTGGCCCTGCCGGACGGGCTCGTGGACGACGTACTCGCCGTGAAGGGCGTCCGCGAGCTGTGGACCGGGGTCTTTGACCAGCTCACCCTCGCCGACTTCATCGCCCGTGGCGCGTACGACCGCCATGTGCGTCTCATGCGGCGCACCTACCGGCGGCGGCGCGACCGGCTCGTGGCCGTCCTCACCGAGCGGGCTCCGCACATCGCGGTCAGTGGGATCGCGGCCGGACTGCACGCGGTGCTCGACCTGCCGCCGGGCACCGAGCAGGACACCGTGCGCGCGGCAGGGCGCCATGGCCTCGCGCTGGCGGGGCTCGGCGCCTTCCGGCACCCGGAGAGCACGATGCCACCGCGCGAGGGGCTGGTGATCGGTTTCGGAGCCCCACCGGATCACGCGTTCAACGGCGCGCTCCAGGCACTCTGCGCGGCTCTGCCACCCGCCGGAGAACCGTCCGGTGGTCCTGCGATATGA
- a CDS encoding toxin-antitoxin system HicB family antitoxin, which translates to MTAMTLRIPDEINASIKAGAAAAGLSLNAYIVRAAQRQAVLDSARRLASLGLGEDLGGEGDAL; encoded by the coding sequence ATGACCGCCATGACGCTCCGTATCCCGGACGAGATCAACGCATCGATCAAAGCGGGGGCGGCAGCGGCCGGTCTGTCCCTGAACGCCTACATCGTGCGAGCCGCGCAGCGGCAGGCCGTGCTCGACTCCGCCCGCCGGCTCGCGTCGCTCGGGCTCGGCGAGGACCTGGGCGGCGAGGGCGACGCCCTGTGA
- a CDS encoding RICIN domain-containing protein produces the protein MRRTLHRNVVRRAVVALSVLTLGGSLGLTASGTAQAADPTAQVWISTADGSRKLASAGQITFNSSPQAIDINVNPAQREQQFTGAGASVTGAAGHLINQLPAAQKNALMTSLFSSQGDGIGINYLRQPLGGTDFNQGAAYTYEDNQGDFNLGRDHEAIIPVLKQAVSVNPAIRFMGSPWTPPAWMKTNNSLNGGSLRTDRYQNYADYLVKAIQGYQQQGLKLTDLTVQNEPEFATSYPSMSMTASEQAAFFKVLDRTLTAANLPTNLLAYDHNWDHPNYPLQVFSETPGMNRVIGAAFHCYGGQPTSQSQIRQAGKRVFFTECSGTDSDNPANTFADTLKWHAENLVVANMRNGGETTIMWNLALNQNGGPHQGHCTTRCNGVVEINGSTVTRNAEYYVLGHLTKFVRPGATRIGSTSQGAGGVQNVVWQNPDGSKAAYVVNGASAARTFSVTDAGRSATYTLPAGAVATLVWTGTGTGNPGNGTIDPATWYQVVNSGSNACLDATGWGTADGTGLQQWSCSAPAANNQTWQFRPTSNGYYQVVNRHANKVWDIDGGSTATADGARAHLWSYTGGTNQQWQPQRIGTTDRYRFAARHSNKCLTVSAGTANGATLTQQPCTEAANQTFRLAAQA, from the coding sequence ATGCGAAGAACCCTGCACAGAAACGTCGTTCGCAGAGCCGTCGTCGCGCTCAGCGTGCTCACGCTGGGCGGAAGTCTCGGACTCACCGCGTCCGGGACCGCACAGGCCGCCGACCCCACCGCCCAGGTGTGGATCTCCACGGCCGACGGGAGCCGCAAACTGGCCTCGGCGGGCCAGATCACCTTCAACTCCTCGCCGCAGGCCATCGACATCAACGTCAACCCGGCCCAGCGCGAACAGCAGTTCACCGGCGCGGGAGCCTCGGTCACCGGCGCGGCCGGCCATCTGATCAACCAGCTTCCGGCCGCCCAGAAGAACGCCCTGATGACCTCGCTCTTCTCCTCCCAGGGCGACGGCATCGGCATCAACTACCTGCGCCAGCCGCTCGGCGGCACCGACTTCAACCAGGGCGCCGCCTACACCTACGAGGACAACCAGGGCGACTTCAACCTCGGCCGTGACCACGAGGCGATCATCCCCGTCCTCAAGCAGGCCGTGTCGGTCAACCCCGCCATCCGCTTCATGGGCAGCCCCTGGACACCGCCCGCGTGGATGAAGACCAACAACAGCCTCAACGGCGGCAGTCTGCGCACCGACCGCTACCAGAACTACGCGGACTACCTGGTCAAGGCCATCCAGGGCTACCAGCAGCAGGGACTCAAGCTCACCGACCTCACCGTGCAGAACGAGCCCGAGTTCGCGACGAGTTACCCGTCGATGAGCATGACCGCCTCCGAGCAGGCGGCGTTCTTCAAGGTGCTCGACCGCACGCTCACGGCGGCGAACCTGCCCACCAACCTCCTTGCCTACGACCACAACTGGGACCACCCGAACTACCCGCTCCAGGTCTTCTCCGAGACGCCCGGCATGAACCGCGTGATCGGCGCGGCGTTCCACTGCTACGGCGGCCAGCCCACCAGCCAGTCGCAGATCAGGCAGGCCGGCAAGCGGGTCTTCTTCACCGAGTGCTCGGGCACCGACAGCGACAACCCGGCGAACACCTTCGCCGACACGCTGAAGTGGCACGCCGAGAACCTCGTCGTGGCCAACATGCGCAACGGCGGCGAGACCACGATCATGTGGAACCTCGCCCTGAACCAGAACGGCGGCCCCCACCAGGGCCACTGCACCACCCGCTGCAACGGCGTGGTCGAGATCAACGGCAGCACGGTCACGCGCAACGCCGAGTACTACGTCCTCGGCCATCTGACCAAGTTCGTCAGGCCCGGCGCCACCCGCATCGGCTCCACCAGCCAGGGCGCGGGCGGCGTGCAGAACGTCGTCTGGCAGAACCCGGACGGCAGCAAGGCTGCGTACGTCGTCAACGGCGCGAGCGCGGCCAGGACCTTCTCGGTCACGGACGCCGGACGCTCGGCCACGTACACGCTGCCGGCGGGCGCCGTCGCCACCCTCGTCTGGACCGGCACCGGCACCGGCAATCCGGGCAACGGCACCATCGACCCCGCCACCTGGTACCAGGTCGTCAACTCCGGCAGCAACGCGTGCCTCGACGCGACCGGCTGGGGTACGGCGGACGGCACCGGACTCCAGCAGTGGTCCTGCTCCGCCCCCGCGGCCAACAACCAGACCTGGCAGTTCAGACCCACCAGCAACGGCTACTACCAGGTCGTCAACCGGCACGCGAACAAGGTGTGGGACATCGACGGAGGCTCCACCGCCACCGCCGACGGAGCGCGCGCTCATCTGTGGAGCTACACCGGTGGCACCAATCAGCAGTGGCAGCCGCAGCGGATCGGCACCACCGACCGCTACCGGTTCGCCGCCAGACACAGCAACAAGTGCCTGACCGTGAGCGCCGGTACGGCGAACGGCGCCACGCTCACGCAGCAGCCCTGCACCGAGGCGGCCAACCAGACCTTCCGGCTGGCGGCGCAGGCGTAA
- a CDS encoding SUKH-4 family immunity protein, which produces MTVVRDGVGEYGLRSSGPLRFRPPGDEPPVLVPALLADSADPAELDPHVRGLRVIGHLLVEGHEADRIVLDQATGRVFSVYVFEESPEMTEALPFAPSVEALSRYADALDELTATRGRFADFAGRSGETAVTEATARFLSVLAEDEWDGGGWGKAGARETWERSLPAFWLIAALIRPLALIAAPGRGLLLDLPEGLLDREFGARDVVRFEPAELPEALAHEPTRRFLVETGLPLDAAMFTLFREQPLLLTLAQHSERSGPAEDGSGGFPDGMAVAADQLFSLGWLIHDTEVLIDGHTGRLYDWTSRVLRPLNADISTLAFSIWILQRARTLNETHELTDDMYHPLADTMGAVLASVDPVACEPTGEKDDWRYWPEVYHDEAGGVL; this is translated from the coding sequence ATGACGGTGGTGCGGGACGGGGTGGGGGAGTACGGCCTTCGGAGCAGCGGTCCACTGCGCTTCCGGCCACCGGGTGACGAGCCCCCGGTGCTGGTCCCCGCGCTGCTCGCGGACTCGGCGGATCCCGCCGAACTCGACCCGCACGTCCGGGGCCTGAGAGTGATCGGCCATCTGCTCGTGGAGGGCCACGAGGCCGACCGGATCGTGCTGGACCAGGCCACGGGGCGGGTCTTCAGCGTGTATGTCTTCGAGGAGAGCCCGGAGATGACGGAAGCCCTGCCCTTCGCCCCCTCGGTGGAGGCTCTGTCGCGCTATGCCGACGCGCTGGACGAACTGACCGCCACCCGGGGCCGGTTCGCCGACTTCGCCGGTCGCTCCGGGGAGACGGCGGTGACGGAGGCCACCGCCCGGTTCCTCTCCGTCCTGGCCGAGGACGAGTGGGACGGCGGAGGGTGGGGGAAAGCCGGCGCGCGAGAGACATGGGAACGGTCCCTGCCGGCCTTCTGGCTGATCGCCGCGCTGATCCGTCCGCTGGCGCTGATCGCCGCGCCGGGCCGGGGACTGCTGCTCGACCTGCCGGAGGGCCTGCTCGACAGGGAGTTCGGAGCGCGGGACGTCGTCCGGTTCGAGCCGGCCGAACTGCCCGAGGCGCTCGCCCACGAGCCGACCCGGCGTTTCCTCGTGGAGACGGGTCTGCCGCTCGACGCCGCGATGTTCACCCTGTTCAGGGAGCAGCCTCTGCTGCTGACGCTCGCCCAGCACAGCGAGCGGAGCGGCCCGGCCGAGGACGGGTCCGGCGGATTCCCCGACGGCATGGCGGTCGCGGCGGACCAGCTGTTCTCACTGGGGTGGCTCATCCATGACACGGAAGTCCTCATCGACGGGCACACCGGCCGTCTCTACGACTGGACGAGCCGGGTACTGAGGCCGTTGAACGCGGACATCTCCACCCTCGCGTTCTCGATCTGGATACTTCAGCGGGCGCGCACCCTCAACGAGACGCACGAGCTGACCGATGACATGTACCACCCGCTGGCCGACACCATGGGCGCCGTCCTCGCCTCGGTCGACCCTGTCGCCTGCGAGCCGACGGGCGAGAAGGACGACTGGCGGTACTGGCCGGAGGTGTATCACGACGAGGCGGGTGGCGTGCTGTGA